The Pirellulales bacterium genome includes a window with the following:
- a CDS encoding 6-carboxytetrahydropterin synthase encodes MYRVSRQIDFCYGHRLLNYDGKCRYLHGHNGRAIITIEAAQLDARGMVLDFTDIKRVVSEWIDRELDHRMLLHQDDPYVPVLRQMGEPVKLLDVNPTAENIARLIHEFAVSQGFPVVETNLWETQNCYATYRSA; translated from the coding sequence ATGTATCGCGTTTCACGGCAAATCGACTTTTGTTATGGGCATCGGTTGTTAAATTACGATGGCAAATGCCGCTATTTGCACGGGCATAATGGCCGGGCGATCATCACGATCGAGGCGGCACAACTAGACGCTAGGGGCATGGTGCTGGACTTTACGGATATTAAGCGGGTGGTTAGCGAATGGATCGACCGCGAGTTGGATCATCGGATGCTGCTGCACCAGGATGATCCTTATGTCCCGGTATTGCGGCAAATGGGGGAACCGGTGAAGTTATTGGATGTTAATCCCACGGCGGAAAACATTGCCCGCCTGATCCATGAATTTGCCGTGTCGCAGGGTTTTCCCGTGGTCGAGACGAACTTGTGGGAAACACAAAACTGCTATGCCACGTACCGGTCGGCGTAG
- a CDS encoding 7-cyano-7-deazaguanine synthase, with amino-acid sequence MSLPPPRGPLGVLVSGGLDSSILLANYLTNGIAVQPLYIRTGTVWQAAELAHLRRFLQRIADPRLAPLVCFEMPLADVYGGHWSMTGEAVPGAETSDEAVYLPGRNALLLLKASVWCQLNGIQQLALAPLAGNPFADATPEFFAAFQAMINLSASPPLSILRPFATLDKVQVMRLGRNFPLEETFSCIAPVRGNHCGQCNKCAERRLAFLSADLPDPTRYAGTSRLAQIR; translated from the coding sequence ATGTCGCTACCGCCACCGCGGGGGCCCCTGGGTGTACTTGTCAGCGGGGGACTGGATAGCTCTATTTTGCTGGCAAATTATTTAACAAATGGAATTGCGGTCCAGCCGTTATATATTCGCACGGGGACAGTGTGGCAAGCGGCTGAGTTGGCCCATTTGCGGCGTTTTTTGCAACGAATAGCGGATCCCCGGCTGGCCCCGCTGGTCTGTTTTGAAATGCCGTTGGCCGATGTGTATGGCGGGCATTGGAGCATGACGGGGGAGGCGGTCCCGGGCGCCGAGACTTCGGATGAAGCGGTTTATTTGCCGGGTAGAAATGCTTTGCTCCTGTTAAAGGCCAGCGTCTGGTGCCAACTAAACGGGATACAACAATTGGCCTTAGCTCCTCTAGCGGGCAATCCCTTTGCCGATGCCACACCGGAATTTTTTGCGGCGTTTCAGGCAATGATCAATCTGTCCGCCAGCCCGCCGCTCTCCATTTTGCGCCCCTTTGCCACCCTGGATAAAGTGCAAGTGATGCGTCTAGGACGAAATTTCCCCCTCGAAGAGACATTTTCGTGCATCGCGCCCGTACGGGGAAACCATTGCGGCCAGTGCAATAAATGCGCCGAGCGCCGTCTGGCTTTTTTATCCGCGGACTTGCCCGATCCCACCCGTTACGCCGGAACATCGCGGCTGGCTCAAATTCGCTAA
- a CDS encoding helix-turn-helix domain-containing protein — MAKRLVDTEEAARILGKSVEEINSLRDRSKLFPKRDGGEWKYDTDELERYKRDQDDSASSWETDLNDIQLIDENEPDSILLSEAELGESAETTKSTIIGKQKNAQAAADSDIRLAGDSDLRLQGADGPTGGQASDIELLGSGGDLSGLSGLSLADDSKISMGTGSGIGSNIFADELNVDALGSSAPLGSGELKLSSDDEISLGDSPSDRARKNPEFDTTKGDSGLMLSDDDELVLGGSGSDLTLNAADSGIMLVDPADSGLSLEQPLTLGSSGKNKDNLVIGEDDMITLEDDVDVEGATQLRADEDFALTPGGMDDDDSDSGSQVIALDSEEDLSASGAMFSSGDNLLTESPLGMPDALAGGAMPAAGVAMMPVASIPEAPYSVWNILSLLACIVFLLLGGIMVYDLSQSIWSWHGTTAYNSAIMDSLLGMFEGK, encoded by the coding sequence ATGGCCAAACGTCTTGTTGATACCGAAGAAGCCGCCCGCATCCTGGGAAAATCCGTCGAGGAAATTAACTCGCTGCGCGACCGCAGCAAGCTGTTTCCCAAGCGCGACGGCGGTGAGTGGAAATACGACACCGACGAACTGGAACGTTATAAACGGGACCAGGACGACAGCGCCAGCAGTTGGGAAACCGATCTTAACGACATCCAGTTGATCGACGAAAACGAGCCGGATTCCATTTTGCTAAGCGAGGCGGAATTGGGGGAATCGGCCGAGACGACCAAAAGCACCATCATTGGCAAGCAAAAGAACGCCCAGGCCGCGGCCGACAGCGACATTCGCCTGGCCGGGGATAGCGATTTACGGTTGCAGGGGGCGGACGGTCCCACGGGGGGCCAGGCCAGTGACATCGAATTGCTGGGAAGCGGCGGCGATCTGAGCGGCCTCAGCGGCTTATCGCTGGCGGATGATTCCAAAATTAGCATGGGGACAGGGAGCGGCATTGGCAGCAATATCTTTGCCGACGAACTGAATGTGGACGCCCTGGGAAGCAGCGCGCCGCTAGGCTCGGGAGAGCTAAAATTATCCAGCGATGACGAAATTTCGCTGGGGGATTCGCCTTCCGACCGGGCCCGTAAAAATCCGGAATTTGACACCACCAAGGGGGATTCCGGCCTGATGCTGAGCGATGATGACGAATTGGTTCTGGGAGGGAGCGGCAGCGACCTGACCCTGAACGCCGCCGACAGCGGCATCATGCTGGTCGATCCCGCGGATAGCGGCTTGTCCCTGGAACAACCCTTGACGCTGGGTTCTAGCGGCAAGAACAAGGACAACCTGGTCATCGGCGAAGATGACATGATCACGCTAGAGGATGATGTCGATGTCGAGGGGGCGACGCAACTCCGCGCGGATGAGGACTTTGCCCTGACCCCCGGCGGTATGGACGATGACGATTCCGACAGCGGATCGCAAGTCATCGCCCTGGACTCGGAGGAAGACCTTTCCGCAAGCGGCGCGATGTTTTCCTCGGGGGATAATTTACTCACGGAATCCCCCTTGGGAATGCCCGACGCGCTGGCCGGTGGCGCCATGCCCGCTGCGGGCGTCGCCATGATGCCGGTCGCCAGCATCCCCGAAGCTCCCTATTCCGTCTGGAATATCCTTAGCCTCCTCGCCTGCATCGTGTTTTTACTCTTGGGCGGGATCATGGTGTACGACCTGAGCCAAAGCATTTGGAGTTGGCACGGGACCACCGCCTACAATAGTGCCATCATGGATTCGCTGCTGGGGATGTTTGAGGGTAAGTAA
- a CDS encoding MotA/TolQ/ExbB proton channel family protein, whose translation MTRMLSAIWRSPLLWAAVLSVLFYSSLEIEALRHPLVLRYFAGHWVEYVETAAFFLGLCVLYVKWQDIVRQKQASEQTLLPMTPPGGQLVADCPKLLAHLREKSGETADDYLPRRLRDALEAIFRRGTPDKLDDELKYLSDLDAARSQQSYSLLRIIIWAIPILGFLGTVIGITEAIANLSPQQLEESLPEVTSGLGVAFDTTAIALAFSMVLMFLQHYVNQIEETLLARVDSQATLELGGRFPQQLSLDDPLHQAVQRLVGAILPAQEQLLRQQVQLWQTSLAEANEHWQSVTTSGGAQLTQAIGGALEESLSRHGARLQEIETAQQTRLREIADAQAARQETQSTNWLAGLDRATDKLAKQQHELARQGELLIKIVDATQHVGELETKLNDNLTTLATTQQLQETLLSLSATLQLLVARMNPLSGEAAQVELPRGGVKKSRGQAA comes from the coding sequence ATGACCCGCATGCTTTCAGCGATTTGGCGCTCTCCCCTGTTGTGGGCCGCGGTCTTGAGCGTGTTGTTTTATTCCAGTCTGGAAATCGAGGCGCTCCGGCATCCCCTGGTTTTGCGCTATTTTGCCGGACACTGGGTCGAGTATGTCGAAACCGCCGCGTTCTTTTTGGGCTTGTGCGTGCTGTATGTCAAATGGCAGGACATCGTGCGGCAAAAGCAGGCCAGCGAACAGACGTTGTTGCCGATGACTCCGCCCGGGGGCCAGTTGGTCGCGGATTGCCCCAAATTGCTGGCACATTTGCGGGAAAAGAGCGGTGAAACCGCCGATGATTATTTGCCCCGGCGGCTGCGCGACGCCCTGGAGGCGATCTTTCGCCGCGGCACCCCCGACAAATTGGATGATGAGTTAAAATATCTTAGCGACCTCGATGCCGCCCGTTCGCAACAAAGCTATTCGCTATTGCGGATCATCATTTGGGCGATCCCGATCCTGGGCTTTCTGGGGACGGTCATCGGCATTACCGAGGCTATCGCCAATCTCTCGCCGCAACAGTTGGAGGAATCCCTGCCCGAGGTCACCTCCGGTCTGGGCGTGGCGTTTGACACCACGGCCATCGCGCTGGCGTTTTCGATGGTGCTGATGTTTCTGCAGCATTATGTCAACCAAATCGAGGAAACTCTGCTAGCCCGGGTGGATAGCCAGGCCACGCTGGAACTGGGCGGACGATTTCCCCAGCAGCTTTCACTGGACGATCCCTTGCATCAGGCCGTGCAGCGGCTGGTGGGGGCGATCCTACCCGCGCAAGAGCAACTGTTGCGGCAGCAAGTGCAACTGTGGCAGACCTCCCTGGCCGAGGCCAACGAGCATTGGCAGTCCGTCACCACCAGCGGCGGGGCGCAACTGACCCAGGCCATCGGCGGCGCGCTAGAGGAAAGCCTGTCCCGGCATGGAGCGCGATTGCAAGAAATCGAAACCGCGCAGCAAACGCGACTGCGGGAAATCGCCGATGCGCAAGCCGCGCGCCAGGAAACACAATCCACGAACTGGCTGGCGGGTCTGGACCGCGCCACCGATAAACTGGCCAAGCAACAGCACGAACTGGCCCGCCAGGGGGAACTGCTAATCAAGATCGTGGACGCCACCCAGCATGTGGGTGAATTGGAAACCAAGCTCAACGACAACCTAACCACCCTGGCCACCACGCAGCAATTGCAGGAGACTTTGTTAAGCCTGAGCGCTACCCTGCAACTGTTGGTCGCGCGGATGAATCCCTTGTCCGGGGAAGCGGCTCAAGTGGAACTCCCCCGCGGTGGCGTCAAAAAATCACGAGGTCAAGCGGCATGA
- the ccsA gene encoding cytochrome c biogenesis protein CcsA, giving the protein MATQALPLTALKSQPAVEVATPIRTRTAATPFWLASLQGLASLRLTVVLLSLTVILVFLGTLAQWRKETFVAVGQYFRTPIAWVQLGDLVPESFFAKTQLFGQEFNLTKQVEDWEKATRDSWRDLVPLEWWRNTFADGFAFPFPGGMTLGVLMALNLLAAHGLKFRTQARGWKLGAGLGLIALGTVFSLMVIVTHVDSYIDDAGGQPYRVLWLGIKIGLAALWAMAGYLVVALDKRQFIEKCLIGGAGVLTFALFCWLVAIGDPPVNDNSSRILWQLIKATIAGGILLSGCWFLFSKRAGVVLLHSGLMLLLVNELIVYAFHTEWKMDIAEGGYNYVAYNLNKTELTLTHVDPQNPEKFEVIRVPASRLQAAYNNKSRIQDPNLPLEIEVEEFFVNATVDMRQPGDAASGLQFINGRETLYVKPQQVPAVTGTGGGEVNTPAVKVRLFAPGATTPLGTYWQALRASQYYATPYENLGRGESSPFTPRRVELDGKPYDLNLQFARDYKPYALYVSEVRGDNYLGSKTARNYSSDIEMFDPVGQPIRAKHIKMNDPLRHAGETFYQSGYTRDPIYGAEFTSLQIVENTSWMIPYLACMIVGTGLMFHFLVTLLRYLHRQEAPVAAVRPRAWFSPLTFWSGVAGGALALAVMGLSLVISRQPAVDTAQEMNLREFGKLPAVFMGRMKPFDSLARNALTIISRRENFKDTNDKTQPAIRWLLDLYTGSHDFADQRFIYIENDQILDELKLERREKHFYSLAEVFKNLANLDKYTHSAQGKDLRDYTTTERKAMELNVRLGVVNALKSGVIPPREIDLAQLRQAIPPKMVGDVGLLMHFNNLQDISLQKPQFIPYEIPAEFGAENLKKISEQQKLTASALNVLLKTDGYLPTTDLFEQELLPLAVVQELEEMRKVLRPAGGENPFAKKFQSILAAYAANQPAAFNQAVADYRQMLAGHRFNSANYDPAALETEAWYNHWNPFSTAMILYLIGGVLALAGFLFADTTWGKGLQSGVFWFLLGVLTMHLIGLSIRVYLSGRPPVTNLYSSAIFIGCGCVILALALEWFSRTHLGNFVAALMGFFTILISTGLYGDIADWSKTGGDTMGVMQAVLDTNFWLATHVTTVALGYAATGLAGAFGAVFVLAGICTPLLKESQEKKLSQMIYGTLCFAILFSFIGTVLGGLWADDSWGRFWGWDPKENGAFIIVLWNAIVLHARWGGMVQDRGVALLSIFGGVVTAWSYFGTNELGVGLHSYGFTEGVLLKMLIFDAALMGIILLGTLPRSLWWSVRSRVASA; this is encoded by the coding sequence ATGGCCACCCAAGCCCTCCCCTTAACCGCCCTCAAGTCCCAGCCCGCCGTCGAAGTGGCGACCCCTATTCGCACACGGACTGCGGCCACCCCATTTTGGCTGGCGAGTTTGCAGGGTCTGGCCTCGTTGCGGCTGACCGTGGTGCTCTTGAGCCTTACCGTGATCCTGGTCTTTTTGGGAACACTGGCCCAATGGCGCAAAGAAACTTTTGTCGCGGTGGGACAGTACTTTCGCACGCCGATCGCCTGGGTGCAGTTGGGCGATCTGGTCCCGGAGTCATTTTTTGCCAAGACCCAGCTCTTTGGGCAAGAATTTAACCTGACCAAGCAAGTGGAGGACTGGGAAAAAGCGACCCGCGACAGTTGGCGGGACCTGGTTCCGCTGGAATGGTGGCGCAATACTTTCGCCGATGGCTTTGCCTTTCCCTTTCCGGGCGGGATGACGCTGGGCGTGCTGATGGCCCTCAATCTGCTGGCCGCGCATGGGTTAAAATTTCGCACGCAGGCCCGTGGCTGGAAATTGGGGGCCGGGTTGGGCCTGATCGCCCTAGGGACGGTATTTAGCCTGATGGTCATTGTCACCCACGTGGATAGCTATATCGACGACGCCGGGGGACAGCCGTATCGAGTATTATGGCTGGGGATCAAGATTGGGCTGGCGGCGCTGTGGGCGATGGCGGGCTATTTGGTGGTGGCTTTGGACAAGCGGCAATTCATCGAAAAGTGTTTGATTGGCGGGGCGGGGGTGTTGACCTTTGCGCTGTTTTGCTGGCTGGTGGCCATCGGTGATCCGCCGGTGAACGACAACTCTTCCCGTATTTTGTGGCAACTGATCAAGGCGACAATCGCGGGGGGAATTTTGCTTTCGGGCTGCTGGTTTTTATTTAGCAAGCGCGCGGGGGTGGTGTTGTTGCATTCGGGGCTGATGCTGCTGCTGGTGAATGAATTGATTGTGTATGCGTTTCACACCGAATGGAAAATGGATATCGCGGAAGGGGGCTATAACTATGTGGCCTATAATTTGAATAAAACGGAACTGACCCTGACGCATGTGGATCCGCAAAACCCGGAAAAGTTTGAAGTGATCCGCGTCCCCGCCAGTCGCTTGCAGGCGGCCTACAACAACAAATCGCGAATTCAAGACCCGAACCTGCCCCTGGAAATCGAAGTCGAGGAATTTTTCGTCAATGCCACCGTGGACATGCGGCAGCCCGGTGACGCCGCCAGCGGCCTGCAGTTTATTAATGGCCGCGAAACGCTGTACGTGAAACCGCAGCAAGTCCCCGCCGTGACAGGGACCGGCGGGGGAGAGGTCAACACGCCCGCGGTCAAAGTGCGGCTGTTTGCGCCGGGCGCCACGACGCCGCTGGGGACGTATTGGCAGGCGCTGCGGGCCAGCCAGTATTATGCCACTCCCTACGAAAACCTGGGGCGCGGCGAGTCCTCCCCGTTTACGCCGCGGCGCGTGGAGCTTGACGGCAAGCCCTACGATCTTAACCTGCAATTTGCCCGGGATTACAAACCTTATGCGCTGTACGTCTCGGAAGTGCGGGGGGATAATTACTTAGGCAGCAAAACCGCTCGCAATTATTCCTCGGACATTGAAATGTTTGATCCTGTCGGCCAGCCGATACGGGCCAAGCATATCAAGATGAACGATCCCCTGCGGCACGCGGGAGAAACTTTTTATCAATCGGGCTATACCCGCGACCCCATTTACGGGGCGGAATTCACCAGCCTGCAAATCGTGGAAAATACCTCCTGGATGATCCCCTATCTGGCCTGCATGATCGTGGGAACGGGGTTGATGTTTCACTTTTTGGTGACGCTGTTGCGTTACCTGCATCGGCAAGAAGCCCCCGTCGCGGCAGTCCGACCCCGCGCGTGGTTTTCGCCGCTGACATTCTGGTCAGGGGTGGCGGGGGGCGCGTTGGCCCTGGCGGTGATGGGGTTATCGCTAGTTATCTCGCGGCAACCAGCGGTGGATACCGCCCAAGAAATGAACCTGCGCGAATTTGGCAAGCTTCCCGCGGTGTTCATGGGGCGGATGAAGCCCTTTGACTCCTTGGCACGGAACGCCCTGACGATTATCTCGCGGCGGGAAAATTTCAAAGACACCAATGACAAAACCCAGCCGGCGATACGCTGGCTCTTGGACCTCTACACTGGCTCCCATGATTTTGCCGATCAACGCTTTATCTATATCGAAAACGATCAAATTTTGGACGAACTAAAGCTCGAACGGCGCGAAAAACATTTTTACTCCCTGGCCGAAGTCTTTAAAAACCTGGCCAACCTGGATAAATACACCCACAGCGCCCAGGGCAAGGACCTGCGCGACTATACCACCACCGAACGCAAAGCGATGGAATTGAACGTGCGGTTGGGCGTGGTCAACGCGTTAAAGTCGGGAGTGATCCCGCCGCGGGAGATCGATCTGGCCCAACTGCGCCAAGCGATACCGCCCAAGATGGTGGGGGATGTTGGCCTGTTGATGCACTTTAACAACCTGCAAGATATCAGCCTGCAAAAGCCGCAATTCATTCCTTATGAAATTCCAGCGGAATTCGGGGCGGAAAACCTGAAAAAAATCAGCGAGCAACAAAAATTGACCGCCAGCGCGCTCAATGTGCTGTTAAAAACAGATGGGTATCTTCCCACGACCGACTTGTTTGAGCAGGAACTGCTGCCGCTAGCGGTGGTCCAGGAATTGGAAGAAATGCGCAAAGTTCTGCGTCCCGCTGGCGGGGAAAATCCCTTTGCCAAGAAGTTCCAGTCCATTCTGGCGGCGTATGCGGCCAACCAACCCGCCGCCTTTAACCAGGCGGTCGCCGATTATCGGCAAATGTTGGCCGGGCACAGGTTCAACTCCGCCAACTACGACCCCGCCGCGCTCGAAACCGAAGCCTGGTACAACCACTGGAATCCCTTCTCCACCGCCATGATCCTGTATTTGATCGGCGGCGTGCTGGCCCTGGCTGGATTCTTATTCGCCGACACCACCTGGGGCAAGGGCCTGCAATCCGGCGTATTCTGGTTTCTCCTCGGCGTGTTAACCATGCATTTGATCGGGCTGTCCATCCGGGTGTATCTATCCGGCCGACCGCCGGTGACTAATTTGTATTCCTCCGCGATTTTTATCGGCTGCGGCTGTGTGATCCTGGCCCTGGCCCTGGAATGGTTTTCCCGCACGCACCTGGGGAATTTTGTCGCCGCGCTGATGGGCTTTTTTACCATTTTGATTTCCACGGGGCTGTATGGCGATATTGCCGATTGGTCCAAAACAGGGGGCGACACCATGGGCGTCATGCAGGCGGTCTTGGACACTAACTTTTGGCTGGCGACGCATGTCACCACCGTCGCCCTGGGCTACGCGGCTACCGGGTTGGCCGGGGCGTTTGGCGCGGTCTTTGTCTTGGCGGGCATTTGCACCCCACTGCTAAAGGAATCACAAGAAAAGAAGCTCAGCCAGATGATCTATGGCACCCTTTGCTTTGCGATCCTTTTCAGCTTTATCGGTACCGTGCTGGGTGGACTGTGGGCGGATGACTCGTGGGGCCGCTTTTGGGGGTGGGATCCCAAGGAAAACGGCGCGTTTATTATCGTGCTGTGGAACGCTATCGTGCTGCATGCCCGCTGGGGAGGAATGGTCCAGGATCGGGGCGTGGCCCTACTGTCAATTTTTGGCGGGGTGGTGACCGCTTGGTCGTACTTTGGCACCAACGAACTAGGAGTCGGGCTGCATAGCTACGGCTTTACCGAGGGGGTATTGCTTAAGATGCTTATTTTTGACGCGGCGCTCATGGGGATCATACTCCTGGGGACACTACCCCGGTCACTGTGGTGGAGTGTGCGGTCGCGTGTGGCGTCAGCCTAG